One genomic window of Bombus fervidus isolate BK054 chromosome 14, iyBomFerv1, whole genome shotgun sequence includes the following:
- the LOC139994577 gene encoding organic cation transporter protein, producing MNAEEVKVGCFQVVIVLLLGINYVIVAMSHALPVFHNYTPKFYCQPKNGTKRIYGCQELGNVTVAINETSGLKESSSTDLCFGKYQFATEFGENSVVTEWSLVCEKRYLTFLGPIVYYVGVLMGAWIAGLLADRIGRLPVQAICLYTQGTMAVALYVVQNYPTFLALRGLQGVFVQGLQNSTYILSLELFPVKARTFVALVMQIAWAIGLMLLAALSYVIPDWRILQLAVSVPTAITVLYIWIIPESPRWLLAKGKTTEADMAVERITKYNVCCTRLRRENVKAETNISENATPVKPERKSRVSCADLKKSKTDSEMKEEAANLLNSNTDAAQQKIQKTSLREISEYLESKLPKTETEPDSAQCENGETNKRNAPSKSKSHRKSKSISQSAGNQRLSMKNTYDIVELRTPVKKEMSNKDDEKKFSKIKEKSSNAQTKEELLELFKSTLLKKYGIVIIYQWFTSSIACYVFMTLEPNLWAINRHVTFALGGALEIASYVFLYFILSRYGRRLPMSAYQSITGAICIFFAAITIFSNSSITSNLTMTIIPLLGRIAAMSTVAITYLYTIEIFPTVVRGTCLGLCTVFAKIGSLCTPHILSGEHFPITIPLIIIGMLCLGSGAVALILPETLSQVLPDAIEDSELLTVKRREKKNNENLNNENVSTVEDASEREILRAKLFSEDWVDAGNGILVNFSENKTSE from the exons atgAATGCGGAGGAAGTAAAGGTTGGATGCTTTCAAGTAGTCATCGTGTTGTTACTTGGCATCAATTATGTCATCGTTGCAATGAGCCACGCGCTCCCGGTGTTTCACAATTATACGCCTAAATTTTATTGTCAG CCAAAGAATGGAACGAAACGAATATATGGTTGCCAAGAGCTTGGCAACGTGACTGTTGCAATTAACGAGACTTCCGGTCTTAAAGAATCTTCGAGTACAGACTTGTGCTTCGGCAAGTATCAATTTGCAACTGAATTCGGAGAAAATAGCGTAGTAACAGAATGGAGTTTAGTTTGCGAGAAACGGTATTTGACGTTTCTTGGACCGATAGTTTATTACGTTGGGGTTTTAATGGGCGCTTGGATCGCTGGACTTTTAGCAGATCGAATAGGAAGACTTCCGGTTCAAGCGATTTGCCTTTATACTCAGGGCACGATGGCTGTTGCACTATATGTTGTGCAG AATTATCCCACGTTTCTGGCTCTTCGAGGACTACAAGGAGTTTTCGTTCAGGGTCTACAAAATTCGACGTACATTCTTTCTTTGGAACTGTTTCCTGTGAAAGCACGGACTTTCGTTGCATTAGTTATGCAAATTGCGTGGGCTATTGGTTTGATGCTCTTAGCCGCACTTAGTTACGTTATACCCGATTggagaattttacaattagcTGTCTCAGTTCCCACTGCGATAACCGTGCTCTacatttg GATAATACCAGAATCACCAAGGTGGCTACTAGCAAAGGGTAAAACCACGGAAGCAGATATGGCAGTGGAACGTATCACGAAATACAATGTCTGCTGCACTAGATTGCGAAGGGAAAATGTTAAAGCAGAGACAAACATTTCCGAGAACGCGACGCCGGTTAAACCGGAACGAAAGTCACGCGTTTCATGCGCAGACCTAAAGAAATCGAAAACCGATAgcgaaatgaaagaagaagcTGCGAATTTACTCAACAGTAACACGGATGCGGCTCaacaaaaaattcaaa AAACGAGTTTGAGAGAAATTTCTGAATACTTGGAAAGTAAGCTCCCTAAAACGGAAACGGAACCGGACTCTGCACAATGTGAGAATGGAGAAACAAATAAGAGGAACGCTCCATCGAAGTCGAAGAGTCATCGGAAGTCGAAATCGATATCACAGTCTGCTGGTAATCAACGACTTTCCATGAAAAATACTTACGACATCGTAGAGCTACGAACCccagtaaaaaaagaaatgtcaaATAAGGATGACGAGAAGAAATTTAgcaaaatcaaagaaaaatctAGTAACGCgcaaacgaaagaagaattgTTAGAACTATTTAAATCCACgctgttaaaaaaatatggcATTGTGATTATTTATCAATg GTTCACGTCTTCTATAGCGTGTTACGTCTTCATGACGCTCGAGCCGAATCTTTGGGCAATCAATAGACACGTCACTTTTGCGCTAGGAGGAGCGTTAGAAATTGCATCTTACGTGTTTCTCTACTTCATATTATCTAGATATGGCAGACGACTACCGATGTCAGCGTATCAATCAATTACTGGTGCAATTTGCATCTTTTTTGCAGCTATAACTATCTTTTCAAATTCCAGCATTACATCCA ATCTCACGATGACCATTATACCCTTGCTCGGAAGAATAGCAGCGATGAGTACCGTTGCCATAACATATTTGTATACGATCGAGATATTTCCAACTGTTGTGCGAGGAACCTGTTTAGGCTTGTGCACCGTTTTCGCAAAAATTGGCAGTTTGTGCACGCCACACATACTATCA GGAGAGCATTTTCCAATAACCATtccattaataataattggaaTGCTCTGCTTAGGATCTGGAGCAGTTGCTTTAATTTTACCAGAAACTTTAAGTCAAGTTTTACCTGACGCGATAGAAGATTCCGAATTGTTGACTgtaaaaaggagagaaaagaagaataatgagaatttaaataatgaaaatgtatCTACTGTTGAAGATGCTTCAGAAAGGGAGATACTTAGAGCAAAATTATTCTCTGAAGATTGGGTGGATGCAGGAAATGGTATATTAGTGAATTTCTCGGAGAATAAAACTtctgaatga